The Nitrospirales bacterium genome includes a window with the following:
- a CDS encoding ROK family protein, translating into MATTRQTRKHDRRTMKTLAVDVGGTGIKAIVLDEKGSPLTERGRIPTPKPASPSAVTKTIVELAKGQGEFDRVSVGFPGVIRHGIVYTAPNLGNALWKGFNLVSALTTKLQRPVRAANDADVQGFGAIRGKDIELVITLGTGFGSALFVDGKLVPNLELGHHPFRDGETYEEQLGEETLKKIGKKKWNKRLEKAIETLDLVLNFDHLYIGGGNSKKVTLTLPEKVTLVPNTAGLLGGIAFWNLGADDPMNRWIQAKPSKTKSPKSKSKSRRKTIAKG; encoded by the coding sequence ATGGCCACTACCCGTCAGACACGAAAACACGATAGAAGAACGATGAAAACCCTCGCGGTTGATGTCGGAGGCACAGGCATCAAAGCCATCGTTCTGGATGAAAAAGGAAGCCCCCTGACCGAGCGGGGACGCATTCCCACGCCCAAACCGGCAAGTCCGTCAGCGGTAACCAAGACTATCGTCGAACTGGCGAAGGGACAAGGTGAATTCGACCGGGTTTCCGTGGGCTTCCCCGGCGTGATTCGTCATGGCATCGTCTACACGGCCCCCAACCTCGGCAATGCCCTGTGGAAAGGGTTTAATCTGGTCAGTGCGCTCACGACCAAATTACAAAGGCCTGTGAGAGCCGCCAATGACGCCGATGTCCAGGGCTTTGGCGCCATTCGTGGGAAAGATATCGAGTTGGTCATTACGTTAGGAACCGGATTCGGATCGGCCCTGTTTGTCGATGGCAAATTAGTCCCAAATTTAGAGTTGGGGCATCACCCGTTTCGGGACGGCGAAACCTATGAAGAGCAACTGGGCGAAGAAACACTCAAAAAAATTGGCAAAAAAAAATGGAACAAGCGGCTCGAGAAGGCCATAGAAACCCTGGACCTTGTCCTGAATTTTGACCACCTCTATATCGGCGGTGGAAACAGCAAAAAAGTGACACTCACCCTGCCTGAAAAGGTCACGCTCGTTCCGAACACGGCTGGCCTGCTTGGGGGCATCGCATTTTGGAATTTGGGGGCGGATGACCCCATGAACCGATGGATTCAAGCCAAACCATCAAAGACTAAGTCACCAAAATCCAAGAGCAAATCTCGACGCAAGACCATCGCCAAAGGTTGA
- a CDS encoding nucleoside deaminase → MADRMNMILDLAQLNVKYQTGGPFAAGVFERSTHTLISAGVNLVTSTRASIAHAEIVAITLAQQTVGHHDLGADDRWQYELVTSTAPCAMCLGAIPWSGIRAVVCGARDEDARAIGFDEGDKPVNWIDTLQGRGISVTQDIGRKQAAQILEEYAKAGGIIYNGRQGTQQENDHGHYPSDTKTR, encoded by the coding sequence ATGGCTGATCGGATGAACATGATTCTTGACCTTGCCCAACTCAACGTGAAATACCAGACAGGAGGACCGTTTGCGGCAGGAGTGTTTGAGCGCTCAACCCATACTCTCATATCCGCTGGCGTGAACCTCGTCACGTCCACACGAGCCTCGATTGCCCACGCTGAGATCGTGGCCATAACCCTCGCGCAGCAGACAGTGGGGCATCATGACCTCGGCGCGGATGATCGTTGGCAATACGAACTCGTCACGAGTACCGCACCTTGTGCCATGTGTCTCGGTGCGATACCCTGGTCCGGCATACGCGCAGTCGTGTGCGGGGCGCGGGACGAAGATGCGCGGGCTATCGGATTTGATGAAGGTGACAAACCGGTGAACTGGATCGATACGCTTCAAGGACGAGGAATCTCGGTCACGCAGGATATTGGCCGCAAGCAAGCTGCTCAGATATTAGAGGAGTATGCAAAGGCTGGCGGTATTATTTACAACGGTCGGCAAGGCACTCAACAGGAGAATGATCATGGCCACTACCCGTCAGACACGAAAACACGATAG
- a CDS encoding SDR family oxidoreductase has product MFSFLEKVVLITGASEGIGRALALALAPLRPKLVLIARNEERLQEVASECEQCGAATCVVPADITEEQACRQVIDRAVGAYGGVDVLVNNAGMAMRSTFEETSDLSIFEYLMKLNYLSGVYCTKYALPYLKEAKGQIVAISSVAGLTGVPTRTGYAASKHAMIGFFESLRIELAETGVTVTIVAPDYVQSQIHERSFDAHGHHIGINPANRHTYLTAEACAAMIVKAMEKRQRLLVTSWRGRLGRIVRTILPTVIDGIAKKAVEEEMDRKN; this is encoded by the coding sequence ATGTTCAGTTTTCTTGAAAAAGTCGTGTTGATTACAGGCGCTTCAGAGGGGATCGGGCGCGCATTGGCGCTAGCCCTGGCGCCTTTACGGCCTAAGCTGGTGCTGATCGCCAGGAATGAAGAACGTCTTCAAGAGGTGGCGTCCGAATGTGAACAGTGTGGGGCCGCGACATGTGTCGTACCGGCTGATATCACGGAGGAGCAGGCATGCCGCCAAGTCATCGATCGTGCCGTTGGAGCCTATGGAGGCGTGGATGTGCTCGTGAATAATGCCGGTATGGCAATGCGGTCGACGTTCGAGGAAACGTCAGATCTTTCGATCTTTGAGTATCTCATGAAACTGAATTATTTAAGTGGCGTCTATTGTACAAAGTATGCGTTGCCATACCTGAAAGAAGCCAAAGGCCAAATTGTGGCTATTTCCAGCGTCGCCGGTCTCACCGGAGTCCCGACGCGAACGGGGTATGCGGCCAGTAAACATGCGATGATCGGGTTTTTTGAATCATTACGGATCGAATTAGCAGAGACGGGCGTGACGGTCACGATTGTCGCCCCGGATTATGTGCAATCTCAGATTCATGAACGGTCATTTGATGCTCACGGTCATCACATTGGAATCAATCCGGCAAATCGTCATACCTATCTCACCGCTGAAGCCTGTGCCGCCATGATCGTCAAAGCCATGGAGAAACGGCAGCGTTTATTGGTGACATCCTGGAGAGGTCGTTTGGGAAGAATCGTTCGAACGATTCTTCCAACCGTCATCGATGGGATCGCGAAGAAAGCTGTGGAGGAAGAAATGGACAGAAAAAACTAG